The following coding sequences are from one Haploplasma axanthum window:
- a CDS encoding carbohydrate ABC transporter permease, translating into MMKNKASEVFYSLREKTKTTKKQITDPKKRKVLLNKGNDLFVTILKYVLLYGLAFIIIFPLIQQLAIALREPGDINNPLVLWIPEKFSFKNFQIAYIVLDYGKSFINSVVLSTVVTFFQLIMATLVGYALARLKFPGHKIVFGLVVFTIVVAPTTLELPLKISLSNFWGTGINLLGSPTILFIFALTGMGIKGGIFIYLFRQFFKGIPIEIEESAMIDGANPFQVFLRIMLPNAMGGIILTTVLTFVWQWNDTYFTTVYVSKINATYETLTTKIMGISGNIQSAIQQAGVWELFDQDVTKNPLFTAMILNTAAILTMIPILVFYLIVQKRLFTEGVERSGLVG; encoded by the coding sequence ATGATGAAGAATAAAGCTAGTGAAGTTTTTTATTCATTAAGAGAAAAAACAAAAACTACAAAAAAACAAATAACCGATCCTAAAAAAAGAAAAGTATTATTAAATAAAGGAAATGATTTATTCGTTACTATTTTGAAATATGTATTACTTTATGGTTTAGCGTTTATTATAATTTTCCCATTAATCCAACAATTAGCAATTGCATTAAGAGAACCAGGAGATATCAATAATCCATTAGTTCTTTGGATACCAGAAAAGTTTTCATTTAAAAACTTTCAAATTGCTTATATTGTATTAGATTATGGCAAATCATTTATAAACTCAGTTGTCTTATCAACAGTTGTAACATTCTTCCAATTGATAATGGCAACACTTGTTGGTTATGCACTTGCAAGATTAAAATTTCCAGGACATAAAATTGTTTTTGGACTTGTTGTTTTTACGATTGTAGTGGCACCAACAACATTGGAACTACCTCTTAAGATAAGTTTGTCAAACTTTTGGGGAACTGGTATTAATCTTTTAGGTAGTCCAACAATCTTATTTATTTTTGCACTAACAGGTATGGGAATTAAAGGTGGAATATTTATTTATCTATTTAGACAATTCTTTAAAGGGATACCTATAGAAATAGAAGAATCAGCAATGATTGATGGTGCTAATCCTTTTCAAGTCTTTCTTAGAATTATGTTGCCAAATGCAATGGGTGGAATAATTTTAACGACAGTACTTACATTTGTATGGCAATGGAATGATACGTATTTTACAACAGTTTATGTTAGTAAAATAAATGCAACCTATGAAACATTGACTACAAAAATTATGGGAATTAGTGGAAATATTCAATCTGCGATTCAGCAAGCTGGCGTGTGGGAGTTGTTTGATCAAGATGTTACAAAAAATCCGTTGTTTACAGCTATGATTTTAAATACAGCTGCGATATTAACGATGATCCCAATTTTAGTATTTTATTTAATAGTTCAAAAAAGATTATTTACTGAGGGCGTTGAAAGAAGCGGTCTAGTAGGATAA
- a CDS encoding ABC transporter substrate-binding protein, which translates to MKKILVLMLLAVAGLGLAACGKKPDDGGGTGGDDNKIDLKGENFVIMVNTASTSDPRLETYEKLFREEKIAKITEVEKKYNVKVVYENYPSNASWGGARERWIVEQSKVGVSPAHVFEVASTSVATLAVNDAILPLDNLIETYGAKGYWPEKLVFGEVLGKHYLYDDSYPMTDDGLYYNSDLIARVLGEERRLEPTKKWLAGEWTWAEFEKLARELKTYLDHTRPEAEGGPQYVLGGRSYNYAYPMIGANGGVLVDSNFGTHLTSEPVLDTLNFLNRLRTTEGMWIDNAPLSNASQPEFTAGNVAFHNGSAWHINASNKWGNAKFKIDYVPWPVGPNIKEDMSNYSITHVYGKSSFAISSSYSKDRIPEGYENRMISDEVIFKIWNDLMYFPAINSETNLIDTTLISDDFYNVRLLPYYWSKDSINAHLEVFNLASPDFFYSVPEAQAHAEGSYMLSVQLAITDGNSRTVMEGIEASLKEILKERFLDKK; encoded by the coding sequence ATGAAAAAAATATTAGTTTTAATGTTGTTAGCAGTAGCAGGGTTAGGTCTTGCGGCTTGTGGTAAAAAACCAGATGATGGTGGCGGCACAGGTGGCGATGATAATAAGATTGATTTAAAAGGTGAGAATTTCGTCATCATGGTTAACACAGCTTCAACAAGCGATCCACGTCTAGAAACTTATGAAAAGTTATTTAGAGAAGAAAAGATTGCTAAAATAACTGAAGTTGAGAAAAAATATAATGTAAAAGTTGTCTATGAAAACTATCCATCAAATGCTTCATGGGGTGGAGCAAGAGAAAGATGGATTGTTGAACAATCAAAAGTTGGTGTATCTCCAGCGCATGTGTTTGAAGTTGCTTCAACATCTGTTGCTACATTAGCAGTTAATGACGCAATATTACCATTAGATAATTTAATTGAAACATATGGTGCAAAAGGATATTGGCCTGAAAAACTTGTCTTTGGAGAAGTTTTAGGAAAACACTATTTATATGATGATAGTTACCCAATGACAGATGACGGATTATATTACAATAGTGATTTAATCGCACGTGTTTTAGGAGAAGAAAGAAGATTAGAACCAACTAAAAAATGGTTAGCTGGTGAATGGACTTGGGCAGAATTTGAAAAACTTGCTCGTGAGTTAAAAACTTATTTAGATCATACACGTCCAGAAGCAGAAGGTGGACCACAATATGTTTTAGGTGGAAGAAGTTATAACTATGCATATCCAATGATTGGAGCAAATGGTGGAGTTCTTGTTGATTCAAACTTTGGAACACATTTAACAAGTGAACCAGTACTTGATACATTAAACTTTTTAAATAGATTACGCACAACAGAAGGAATGTGGATTGATAACGCACCTTTATCAAATGCAAGTCAACCAGAATTTACTGCTGGAAATGTTGCTTTCCATAATGGATCAGCATGGCATATTAATGCATCAAATAAATGGGGAAATGCTAAGTTTAAAATAGATTATGTTCCATGGCCAGTAGGACCAAATATTAAAGAAGATATGTCAAATTATTCTATAACACATGTTTATGGTAAATCATCATTTGCTATTAGTTCTTCATATTCAAAAGATCGTATTCCTGAAGGGTATGAAAATAGAATGATATCAGATGAAGTAATTTTCAAGATTTGGAATGACTTAATGTATTTCCCAGCTATCAATTCTGAAACAAACTTAATTGATACAACATTAATCAGTGACGATTTCTATAATGTAAGATTATTACCTTACTATTGGTCAAAAGATTCAATAAATGCTCATCTAGAAGTATTTAATCTTGCAAGCCCAGATTTCTTCTATTCTGTTCCAGAAGCACAAGCACATGCTGAGGGTTCATATATGCTTAGTGTTCAATTGGCTATCACTGATGGAAATAGTAGAACAGTTATGGAAGGTATTGAGGCATCTCTAAAAGAAATTTTAAAAGAAAGATTTTTAGATAAAAAATAA
- a CDS encoding alpha/beta hydrolase family protein produces MRIQRKVIKQIPLVTYELENDLDKPLVFFFHGFTGNKDVLMGRGEKLAELGFYVVAVDAHLHGERMAPWFANISNEEKYQHIIDIEMQTAKDAKMLWENVFSKQKGIKHDCFYAYGVSMGSGITFYLSTITDELKAAVTLVGSPSFIEYYKERQKRFKWSDEIVVDRLHEYENHDPLRNSERLKNTLIFLALGEKDEVVYPKFSQELHKKLPETTILKMYDTGHESTPEMLNDSYEFLKKNI; encoded by the coding sequence ATGAGAATTCAAAGAAAAGTAATTAAACAAATACCACTTGTTACATATGAATTAGAAAATGATTTAGATAAACCATTAGTTTTCTTTTTCCATGGATTTACTGGAAATAAAGATGTTTTAATGGGACGTGGTGAAAAATTAGCGGAATTAGGATTTTATGTTGTTGCTGTTGATGCACATCTTCATGGTGAGAGAATGGCACCTTGGTTTGCAAATATTTCGAACGAAGAAAAATATCAACATATTATTGATATAGAAATGCAAACAGCAAAAGATGCAAAAATGTTATGGGAAAATGTTTTTAGTAAACAAAAGGGTATTAAGCATGATTGTTTCTATGCATATGGAGTATCAATGGGGTCAGGAATAACTTTTTATTTATCAACAATAACTGATGAGTTAAAAGCCGCAGTAACATTAGTTGGCTCACCATCATTCATTGAATATTATAAAGAGCGACAAAAAAGATTTAAATGGTCTGATGAAATAGTAGTGGATAGACTTCATGAATATGAAAATCATGATCCGTTAAGAAATAGCGAAAGATTAAAAAATACGTTAATATTTTTAGCGCTTGGTGAAAAAGATGAAGTTGTATATCCTAAATTTAGTCAAGAGTTACATAAGAAATTACCTGAAACAACGATTTTAAAAATGTATGATACAGGTCATGAATCAACACCTGAAATGTTGAATGATTCATACGAATTTTTGAAGAAAAATATTTAA
- a CDS encoding DUF5696 domain-containing protein — translation MKKRIIKLTIISLLLIIGIIILVVTISKNKKSYVARDPYDKSKFVMFEDTPKDKIFELSNNRFEFRLNSANTQFEVKDKTTNQQWLSSPEKLNEQTATELSELFVVYYERQLETPKSVSVLDESIKFNKYGFRFENNSLDVLYEIGGKREISFTDLPRKVPVEKFEELILKPLEELGKEDSDVRRNISFLKSRFMLLKEENVYFLRDITAQDALDIIYDLIFVKSDYTEDDYIEDNTKYGFPIHEDIPYFEFVVKYLLTDKGLKVQIINDSIYETEKFQIAYIDVLPYFGVGNINDYGFTVIPDGSGIFIDHENGRYNTTTYEKRIYGTDLSVESGLMVQPEEQEVIKLPMYAYSKNDYGFINVVESSDSMTSIRAAFRTTTRNNVYTNKIPYVHYRYLIRERDAFNFASSSSTQRVSIWTSEYNKEDFMSEYIFVEDGKEYYNFASEYQEYLKANFNFKNKTNEDILHLTFLGGYKEKKYFLGFSYETVNALTKASKIMEIADKINSNNDLSISYQGWSNDGIKATSMKNISFNNKVASKKQIKNLLKDANSKNIDLYLEFNANTAYTDKKISVNKDVNKTLLQNTVAYNKYNLATTLADRSTMNKYYLNTNYSTKVYDQILKFSNKNELSNIVISDDGSRLSSNFTNKKVIFRNELIDTFDTNINKLDSKNIALRDSNFYGIIKANKILDVKTIGTRHRMVDYSIPFMQLVLNGLVDYYSASINLDTSKSIKWHQLKAIETGSKMQFTLSYEDTVNLINTEYSNYYSTFYNNWIETINSTYNYLKNTGIYESRIVGHKVLNADATIVEVEYENGSKYVINYLNETVIESEVK, via the coding sequence ATGAAGAAAAGAATTATAAAACTAACAATAATATCACTCTTATTAATAATTGGTATCATCATATTAGTGGTTACAATAAGTAAAAATAAAAAATCGTATGTTGCACGTGATCCATATGACAAATCTAAGTTTGTGATGTTTGAAGATACACCTAAAGATAAAATCTTTGAACTAAGTAATAATAGATTTGAATTCAGATTAAATTCAGCTAACACCCAATTTGAAGTTAAAGATAAAACTACAAATCAACAATGGCTATCAAGTCCTGAAAAACTAAATGAACAAACAGCTACTGAACTTAGTGAACTCTTTGTTGTCTACTATGAAAGACAATTAGAAACACCTAAATCCGTTTCTGTCTTAGATGAGAGTATAAAGTTTAATAAGTATGGATTTAGATTTGAAAATAATAGTTTGGATGTATTGTATGAAATTGGTGGAAAAAGAGAAATTAGTTTTACTGATTTACCAAGAAAAGTACCGGTTGAAAAATTTGAAGAATTAATTTTAAAACCATTAGAAGAATTAGGTAAAGAAGATAGTGATGTTAGAAGAAATATTTCCTTTTTAAAAAGTCGATTTATGCTTCTTAAAGAAGAAAATGTATATTTCTTAAGAGATATAACCGCACAAGATGCACTTGATATTATTTATGATTTAATTTTTGTTAAGAGTGATTATACAGAAGATGATTATATTGAAGATAATACAAAATATGGTTTTCCTATACATGAAGATATTCCATATTTTGAATTTGTAGTTAAATACTTATTAACAGATAAAGGACTAAAAGTTCAAATAATTAATGATTCAATCTATGAAACTGAAAAGTTCCAAATAGCATACATAGATGTCCTACCATATTTTGGTGTTGGTAATATTAATGATTACGGATTTACCGTAATACCTGATGGCTCTGGAATTTTTATTGATCATGAAAATGGTAGATATAATACTACAACATATGAAAAGAGAATTTATGGAACTGATTTATCGGTTGAAAGTGGATTAATGGTGCAACCAGAAGAACAAGAAGTTATTAAACTTCCAATGTATGCATATAGTAAAAATGATTATGGATTTATAAATGTTGTTGAATCTAGTGACTCTATGACAAGTATTAGAGCAGCTTTTAGAACAACAACAAGAAATAACGTTTATACAAATAAAATACCATATGTTCATTACAGATATTTAATTAGAGAAAGAGATGCTTTTAATTTTGCATCATCATCAAGTACACAAAGAGTTTCAATTTGGACTAGTGAATATAATAAAGAAGATTTCATGTCTGAGTATATTTTCGTTGAAGATGGAAAAGAATATTATAATTTTGCAAGTGAGTATCAAGAATATTTAAAAGCAAACTTTAATTTTAAAAATAAGACAAACGAAGATATTCTTCATCTAACTTTTTTAGGTGGATATAAAGAGAAAAAATATTTCCTTGGATTCTCATACGAAACAGTTAATGCACTTACAAAGGCATCAAAGATTATGGAGATAGCAGATAAAATTAATTCTAATAATGATTTAAGTATAAGTTATCAAGGTTGGTCAAATGATGGTATAAAAGCTACATCAATGAAGAATATTAGTTTTAATAACAAAGTTGCAAGTAAAAAACAAATTAAGAATTTACTTAAAGATGCCAATTCCAAAAATATTGATTTGTATTTAGAATTTAATGCTAATACAGCATATACGGATAAAAAAATAAGTGTTAACAAGGATGTTAATAAAACATTACTTCAAAATACAGTTGCTTATAATAAGTATAACTTAGCAACAACATTAGCAGATAGAAGCACAATGAATAAATATTATTTAAATACTAATTATTCAACAAAAGTCTATGATCAAATATTAAAGTTTTCAAATAAAAATGAGTTGAGTAATATTGTTATTTCTGATGATGGATCAAGGTTATCAAGTAATTTTACAAATAAGAAAGTTATTTTTAGAAACGAACTTATTGATACATTCGATACCAATATCAATAAATTAGATAGTAAGAATATTGCCTTAAGAGATTCTAATTTTTATGGAATAATTAAAGCAAACAAAATTTTAGATGTTAAAACTATTGGTACAAGACATAGAATGGTTGATTACTCAATTCCATTTATGCAATTAGTTTTAAATGGATTAGTTGATTATTATTCAGCATCAATTAATTTAGATACTTCAAAATCAATTAAATGGCATCAACTAAAAGCAATTGAAACAGGAAGTAAAATGCAATTTACTCTATCATATGAAGATACAGTTAATTTAATTAATACTGAATATTCAAATTATTATTCAACATTTTACAATAACTGGATTGAAACAATAAATAGTACTTATAACTATTTAAAAAATACAGGTATTTATGAATCAAGAATAGTTGGACATAAAGTTTTAAATGCTGATGCAACAATTGTTGAAGTTGAATATGAGAATGGTAGTAAATATGTTATTAACTATTTGAATGAAACTGTTATTGAATCAGAGGTGAAATAA
- a CDS encoding YIP1 family protein: MSEFKLMLKNLNLKDKAKIFFNDIIIFPLYILTHPIKGFDELKTEKKGKMYVAVFYLIMMIMALTYSETSTGFLMNPLNKNEFNLGKTILLVVLPVLLAVVGNWSVTSLLDGKGKMTEIFMIICYGLIPYIWFSIPLTFFSKFITTEEIAFYNAFVGISVFLSGYMIFMGLLVIHEYGLAKTILTIIFTIVAIAIIVFIGILFLTLIQQVYGFLESVYREFILRIS, translated from the coding sequence ATGAGTGAATTTAAACTTATGCTAAAAAATTTAAATCTTAAAGATAAAGCAAAGATTTTCTTCAATGATATTATTATTTTTCCTCTATACATTCTAACTCACCCTATTAAGGGCTTTGATGAACTTAAGACAGAGAAAAAAGGAAAAATGTATGTTGCAGTATTCTATCTAATTATGATGATTATGGCACTAACATATTCAGAAACAAGCACAGGGTTTTTAATGAATCCATTAAATAAAAATGAGTTTAATTTAGGTAAAACAATTTTATTAGTAGTATTACCAGTTTTACTAGCTGTTGTTGGTAATTGGTCTGTTACATCATTACTTGATGGAAAAGGAAAAATGACTGAAATTTTTATGATAATTTGTTATGGATTAATTCCGTACATATGGTTTAGTATTCCATTAACATTTTTCAGTAAATTTATAACAACAGAAGAAATAGCATTCTATAATGCATTTGTAGGAATATCAGTATTTTTATCTGGCTATATGATCTTTATGGGATTATTAGTTATACATGAATATGGTTTAGCTAAAACAATATTAACGATTATTTTTACGATAGTTGCTATTGCGATAATTGTTTTTATAGGTATTCTATTCTTAACACTAATTCAACAAGTATATGGGTTCTTAGAATCAGTATATCGTGAATTTATATTAAGAATAAGTTAA
- a CDS encoding carbohydrate ABC transporter permease, whose amino-acid sequence MREKTIKYYSHDEVAEKKKKIEKTIIAKQIKHQKITKRIQELQINLQSNKRVSKKKIIILSNKASKIEAEIKRERINTDLLNEGKLEKHNQIKRIRIWFSGIEYQKQRRIWGIIFITPWILGMLLFFLPSVLTTIYWSLNNVTLTNNGVATSFNGFKNFSELFGNYVIDGSNIFSVQLLLFVQNLAIDLPVIIIFSVIIAVLLNKKFKGHLIIKAIFFIPVIYNLTVITSTLTGSFGQFVDDALSGQSSFVEQTTNFFLQIGVGESIMKVVLNSVDRIFTIVNLSGIQILIFIAAIQSVPKHLYEAAAVEGATKYESFWKITIPMITPMIITASIYTVVDSFTRAPIFRFLDYAMSDGKYGLAATISVSYFIINLVIVGIIYLLFKGRVFYYDEE is encoded by the coding sequence ATGAGAGAAAAAACAATTAAATATTATAGCCATGATGAAGTAGCAGAAAAGAAGAAAAAAATTGAAAAAACAATTATAGCAAAACAAATTAAACATCAAAAGATAACAAAGAGAATTCAAGAGTTACAAATAAATTTACAATCAAATAAACGAGTTAGTAAGAAAAAAATTATAATTTTATCTAATAAAGCTTCAAAAATTGAAGCTGAAATTAAAAGAGAAAGAATAAATACTGATTTATTAAATGAAGGTAAACTTGAAAAGCATAATCAAATAAAAAGAATTAGAATATGGTTTTCAGGAATTGAGTATCAAAAACAAAGAAGAATATGGGGAATAATCTTTATAACTCCATGGATCTTAGGGATGTTATTGTTCTTTCTTCCTTCAGTCTTAACAACGATTTATTGGAGTTTAAATAATGTAACTTTAACTAATAATGGTGTAGCAACAAGTTTTAATGGATTTAAAAACTTTAGTGAACTATTTGGGAATTATGTTATTGATGGGTCAAATATTTTCTCAGTACAATTGTTATTGTTTGTTCAAAATTTAGCAATCGATTTACCAGTAATTATAATATTCAGTGTAATAATTGCAGTATTGTTGAATAAGAAATTTAAAGGGCATCTAATTATTAAAGCGATATTCTTTATTCCAGTTATCTACAATCTAACAGTTATTACATCAACATTAACTGGAAGTTTCGGACAATTTGTTGATGATGCATTATCAGGTCAATCAAGTTTTGTTGAACAAACAACAAATTTCTTCTTGCAAATTGGTGTTGGTGAATCAATTATGAAAGTTGTTTTAAATTCAGTTGATCGAATTTTTACAATTGTTAATTTATCAGGAATTCAAATACTAATTTTTATTGCAGCAATTCAATCTGTTCCAAAGCATTTATATGAAGCAGCGGCAGTTGAAGGGGCAACAAAATATGAAAGTTTTTGGAAAATAACAATTCCAATGATTACACCAATGATTATTACAGCATCAATTTATACTGTTGTTGATAGTTTTACTAGAGCACCAATTTTTAGATTTTTAGATTATGCAATGTCTGATGGTAAATATGGATTAGCAGCAACAATCTCTGTTTCATATTTCATTATTAATTTAGTAATAGTTGGTATCATTTACTTATTATTTAAAGGAAGGGTGTTTTATTATGATGAAGAATAA
- a CDS encoding DUF4127 family protein encodes MKKIIVIPLDERPCNYYFNQYMTKGMPYEVMAPPMEYMGNKKTPGNINKLIEWLTKESKDADGLVIALDTILYGGIVPSRLHHDTKNELIKRINVLKEIKKNNPKVLIYGYQLLMRNPKYSSSEEEPDYYETHGREIHLYGVYEHKKDLGIITEEETKDFERIKKILPIEYLEDYVNRRNINGEINDDFLNLVSEEVIDFAIIPQDDSSPYGFTALDQIKTRKMIEDKNLEFKVYMYPGADEVTNTLLSRMILNFENKKPTVYLKYSSVGDGQIIPLYEDRYLAETIKYQVLAAGGIIIDDFKNADLVLLVNTPPEKMREAGSINIRTIEYDSFRTLVEFVEFADYCINFINKPVIIGDVAYANGGDIHLFKLLKQKNLLYKVSAYAGWNTSSNTLGTAIPQGIFSWLYPNRKEIIEFLALRYVEDIGYCSIVRSRIAKTLVKPNHYFLLDGKQGLVVQQIKKELEMFIKDNLVLKNIKPEIKKIYSPWNRMFETGLEVKIK; translated from the coding sequence GTGAAAAAAATTATAGTTATTCCTCTTGATGAAAGACCTTGTAATTATTATTTTAACCAATATATGACAAAGGGGATGCCATACGAAGTTATGGCACCTCCAATGGAATATATGGGAAATAAGAAAACTCCAGGTAACATCAATAAATTAATAGAATGGTTAACAAAAGAATCGAAAGATGCTGATGGGCTTGTCATTGCATTAGATACAATCCTTTATGGTGGTATTGTTCCATCAAGATTGCATCATGATACTAAAAATGAGTTAATCAAAAGAATTAATGTTTTAAAAGAAATAAAAAAGAATAATCCAAAAGTTTTAATTTATGGATATCAACTACTAATGCGTAATCCAAAATATTCAAGTTCAGAAGAGGAACCAGATTATTATGAAACTCATGGAAGAGAAATTCATCTGTATGGAGTTTATGAACATAAAAAAGATTTAGGGATTATAACTGAAGAAGAAACAAAAGATTTTGAAAGAATTAAAAAAATACTTCCAATTGAATATTTAGAAGACTATGTTAATAGAAGAAATATTAACGGCGAAATTAATGATGATTTTCTTAATTTAGTTTCAGAAGAGGTTATTGATTTTGCAATTATTCCACAAGATGATTCATCACCATATGGTTTTACTGCGTTAGATCAAATTAAAACCAGAAAAATGATTGAAGATAAAAATTTAGAGTTTAAAGTTTATATGTATCCAGGGGCTGATGAAGTTACTAATACCTTATTATCTAGAATGATTTTAAACTTTGAAAATAAGAAGCCAACAGTTTATTTAAAATATTCAAGTGTTGGTGATGGTCAAATTATTCCTTTATATGAAGATAGATATTTAGCAGAAACAATTAAGTATCAAGTTTTAGCTGCCGGTGGAATAATAATTGATGATTTTAAAAATGCAGATTTAGTTTTACTTGTTAATACTCCACCAGAAAAAATGCGTGAAGCAGGAAGTATTAATATAAGAACGATAGAGTATGATTCATTTAGAACGTTAGTAGAGTTTGTAGAATTTGCAGATTATTGTATTAATTTTATTAATAAGCCTGTTATTATTGGTGATGTTGCTTATGCTAATGGTGGAGATATTCATTTATTTAAATTATTAAAACAAAAAAATTTATTATATAAAGTATCTGCATATGCAGGATGGAATACATCTTCAAACACATTAGGAACTGCTATACCACAAGGAATCTTTTCATGGCTTTATCCAAATCGAAAAGAAATCATTGAGTTTTTAGCACTTAGATATGTAGAAGATATTGGATATTGCTCAATAGTTAGAAGTAGAATTGCTAAAACATTAGTAAAACCAAATCATTATTTTCTGCTAGATGGAAAACAAGGTTTAGTCGTTCAACAAATAAAAAAAGAATTAGAGATGTTTATTAAAGATAATCTAGTTTTAAAAAATATTAAACCAGAAATAAAAAAAATATATTCACCTTGGAATAGAATGTTTGAAACAGGTTTAGAGGTTAAAATAAAATGA
- a CDS encoding immunoglobulin-like domain-containing protein yields the protein MKKILLGLIVFILGIGLAACDKEVEPIVEDKIAPIIRIQSDYLIIYLEKNQDVNIDELLIQGVTAIDNIDGDITGNIQIDKSELDLTKTGTYTVKFYVFDKARNQSTILTKQVIVRDTYEVITPFPIWSNPIENEAAKPADQKVFGGAWYYKVTSAEDYWVGIEGTVILPELKIRRYEGAFDSSLNIDPNFRNLDNPSIYMGGHAATESDVGLSFKPAQVLVNGNERVTNGSFAFRPFWRYITTVEKDEGTYDLAKGRRYSVSATGSSKTNMIANWYFGDTQYYYLPGDKLRIIIYSPSVNYLQLQIEVIEKSKLESSIKIRKDNNWKDPESFVSPVFRSGGHGGTIKATYKRVNAIDQVANEGKTAIHTETEVKTAIWESVYLHRKINGKLYRVPFNENRASTIGAPDQTAYTFTAINPITGGQSVSIHPETAITRPKEN from the coding sequence ATGAAAAAAATATTATTAGGGCTAATAGTATTTATACTTGGAATAGGATTAGCTGCATGTGATAAAGAAGTTGAACCTATTGTAGAAGATAAGATTGCTCCTATAATTAGAATACAATCGGATTATTTAATAATATATTTAGAAAAGAACCAAGATGTAAATATTGATGAGTTACTTATTCAAGGAGTAACTGCAATCGATAATATTGATGGTGATATTACTGGAAATATTCAAATTGATAAATCAGAACTTGATTTAACAAAAACTGGTACATATACTGTTAAATTTTATGTTTTTGATAAAGCACGTAATCAGTCAACAATCTTAACCAAACAAGTAATAGTAAGAGATACTTATGAAGTAATTACACCATTTCCAATTTGGTCTAATCCAATTGAAAATGAAGCAGCAAAACCAGCAGATCAAAAAGTCTTTGGTGGAGCTTGGTATTATAAAGTTACATCAGCTGAAGATTATTGGGTAGGAATAGAAGGTACTGTTATACTTCCAGAACTTAAAATTAGACGTTATGAAGGTGCATTTGATAGTTCACTCAATATTGATCCTAATTTTAGAAACTTAGATAACCCTTCAATTTATATGGGAGGACATGCGGCAACAGAGAGTGATGTTGGATTAAGTTTTAAACCTGCACAAGTCTTAGTTAATGGTAATGAACGAGTTACTAACGGATCATTTGCTTTTAGACCTTTTTGGAGATATATAACAACTGTCGAAAAAGATGAAGGAACATATGATTTAGCTAAAGGAAGAAGATATTCTGTATCAGCGACTGGGTCATCAAAAACAAATATGATTGCAAACTGGTATTTTGGTGATACTCAATACTATTATTTACCAGGAGATAAACTTAGAATAATAATATATAGTCCAAGTGTTAATTATTTGCAATTACAAATTGAAGTAATTGAAAAATCAAAATTAGAAAGTTCAATTAAAATTAGAAAAGATAATAATTGGAAAGATCCAGAAAGTTTTGTTAGTCCAGTATTTAGATCTGGAGGACATGGTGGAACAATTAAAGCAACATATAAAAGAGTAAATGCAATTGACCAAGTTGCCAATGAAGGTAAAACAGCAATTCACACTGAAACAGAAGTGAAAACTGCTATTTGGGAAAGTGTTTACCTACATAGAAAGATTAATGGAAAGCTATACCGAGTTCCATTTAATGAAAATAGAGCTTCTACAATTGGTGCACCAGATCAAACAGCATATACTTTTACAGCTATTAACCCAATTACAGGTGGACAAAGTGTTTCAATTCACCCAGAAACAGCAATAACACGACCAAAAGAGAATTAG